In Holophagales bacterium, one DNA window encodes the following:
- a CDS encoding DUF1800 domain-containing protein, which yields MESAATTRSASTPSRRELLVPPDHSGVVALETQAESLNELSSGREPLTAPTLAVVVLNRLAFGPRPGEIAAFNALGADDDSRLAAWVAQQTTPDPVAANDTEYWQRRNGLAGFPSAGLTTLDKSLNQLWLDHEVGNVQPSRPVEETRLDSLSRMVYSKWQLREVLVDFWMNHFNVYGYENIGQETYVHYDREVIRPHVFGNFRELLAAVARSTSMLYYLDNYTNTAAGPNENWARELFELHTLGAENYVGVGQQASVPTWPDPTFATWPAGTPSAGSPVPAGYVDADVYEAARCFTGWGVASASGLFSYTAGNHDRFQKAILSQGFVNLPADQVAEKDGEDVLDLLAAHPGTGRYVARKLCRRLVADDPPESLVDSVASLFTSTWQATDQLRQVVTAIVLSSEFKSTWGAKIKRPVEFAVSAMRAASANWQFGYTSQNPLTVEPDTASFLSRLSRTGQTLFGRVPPDGYPDREEAWVGTNTRLQCWRLGAWLIDQDIDGSTATDDFRLDILGQVYAAFPSHLASSNQLVDFWIDRIFGRALDTAVRAELVDFMAQGSSPSLQLNLDTSSTVRSRVRSLVALMFMTPDFFLK from the coding sequence ATGGAGAGCGCCGCGACGACCCGTTCCGCTTCGACACCCAGTCGCCGGGAGCTGCTGGTGCCACCCGACCACAGCGGCGTCGTCGCACTGGAAACCCAGGCGGAGAGCCTGAACGAGCTGTCGTCGGGCCGAGAGCCGCTCACCGCTCCGACCCTCGCTGTCGTCGTGCTCAATCGGCTGGCGTTCGGACCGCGACCCGGAGAGATCGCCGCCTTCAACGCCCTCGGCGCCGACGACGACAGCCGCCTCGCCGCCTGGGTGGCGCAACAGACGACGCCGGACCCGGTGGCCGCCAACGACACCGAGTATTGGCAACGCCGCAACGGCCTCGCCGGCTTTCCCAGCGCCGGCCTGACGACGCTCGACAAGAGCCTCAACCAGCTCTGGCTGGACCACGAGGTCGGCAACGTCCAGCCGAGCCGGCCGGTCGAAGAGACGCGGCTCGACAGCCTGTCGCGCATGGTCTACAGCAAGTGGCAGCTGCGCGAGGTGCTGGTCGACTTCTGGATGAACCACTTCAACGTCTACGGTTACGAGAACATCGGGCAGGAGACCTACGTCCACTACGACCGCGAGGTCATCCGACCGCATGTGTTCGGGAACTTCCGCGAGCTGCTCGCTGCCGTGGCGCGCTCGACGTCGATGCTCTACTACCTCGACAACTACACCAACACCGCCGCCGGCCCCAACGAGAACTGGGCCCGCGAGCTCTTCGAGCTCCACACGCTGGGAGCGGAGAACTACGTGGGCGTCGGCCAGCAGGCGAGCGTGCCGACGTGGCCCGATCCGACCTTCGCAACCTGGCCGGCCGGCACGCCGTCGGCCGGCTCGCCCGTTCCCGCCGGATACGTGGACGCCGACGTCTACGAGGCGGCGCGCTGCTTCACCGGCTGGGGGGTGGCGAGCGCCAGCGGCCTGTTTTCCTACACCGCCGGCAACCACGATCGCTTCCAGAAGGCCATCCTCTCTCAGGGCTTCGTCAACCTCCCCGCCGACCAGGTCGCCGAGAAGGACGGCGAGGACGTGCTCGACCTGCTCGCCGCGCATCCGGGAACCGGCCGCTACGTGGCGCGCAAGCTCTGCCGCCGCCTGGTCGCCGACGATCCGCCGGAGTCTCTGGTGGACAGTGTCGCTTCGCTCTTCACCTCCACCTGGCAGGCCACCGACCAGCTCCGACAGGTGGTCACCGCGATCGTGCTGTCGAGCGAGTTCAAGTCGACGTGGGGCGCCAAGATCAAGCGGCCGGTCGAGTTCGCCGTCTCGGCGATGCGCGCCGCCTCCGCCAACTGGCAGTTCGGCTACACCAGCCAGAACCCGCTCACCGTCGAGCCGGACACCGCGAGCTTCCTCTCCCGTCTTTCGCGCACCGGGCAGACGCTGTTCGGGAGAGTCCCGCCGGACGGCTATCCCGACCGCGAAGAGGCGTGGGTCGGCACCAACACGCGACTCCAGTGCTGGCGCCTCGGCGCCTGGCTGATCGACCAGGACATCGACGGCTCGACAGCCACCGACGATTTCCGCCTCGACATCCTGGGTCAGGTCTACGCCGCGTTCCCCAGCCACCTGGCGAGCAGCAACCAGCTCGTCGACTTCTGGATTGACCGGATCTTCGGCCGCGCGCTCGACACTGCCGTCCGCGCCGAGCTCGTCGATTTCATGGCGCAGGGCAGCTCGCCCTCCCTGCAGTTGAACCTCGACACCTCGAGCACCGTCCGCTCGCGCGTGCGTTCGCTCGTCGCCCTGATGTTCATGACCCCCG
- a CDS encoding class I SAM-dependent DNA methyltransferase: MTIDQLLSKWRSAGGAERANKDLFLSDLCDVLGVERPRPTTKDDEQDTYVFEKSVARSREDRTSIGKIDLYRAGCFVLEAKQIEASKRGSPAWEQAMNAACGQALGYARSLPEPPPFVLVCDLGHCLDVHAAFDGSGAYRPFPDGFRKRLYFVDLARHLPFLRALWLDPLSLDPARHQARVTREVAAKIAGLARELETAGHDPRVVAEFLMRCLFTMFAEDVGLLPGKLFSKYLDEYWLPNPASFPGGVSVLWRDMDEGRDTVAGRLLRFNGGLFAESKALPLSAKQLHLLAEAAASDWAAVDPSIFGTLLERALDPTERHRLGAHYTPRAYVERLVKPTIEEPLRGDWDLVRAEVRQLVETGKVEEAQGRVRDFHQGLCKVRVLDPACGTGNFLYVTLDLFKRLETEVLAELAGLGYKQLGLELQSFRVTPEQFRGIEVKPWAKEIAELVLWIGYLQWQVRQTGEASTIPEPVLRDYHNIECRDAVLAWDGEPELARDEHGVPITRWDGVTTKPSPVTGEPIPDDSARMPVYTYKNPRPAAWPPADFIVGNPPYIGNKRMRTALGDGYVEALRAAHTDVPETADYVMYWWDRAASLVAAGKTRRFGLITTNSITQVFNRKVVERRLGEGGMSIVFAIPDHPWVDSVDGAAVRVAMTVGEGGRKDGRAVWVEEEVAGADEAFSLRLGVRAGRVHADLTVGADVVSAVSLNANRGIAFMGVTPLGEGFRIEPDQLAGLGLNASKLPSVVRPYLIGKDLVQTPRERFIIDFSGLSEGESRNRFPALFQKIADEVRPERLANGPKNRDAAEYAVRWWQFAKVREGLRRANRSLDRFIATCRTARHRVFVFLDAQILPDAKIIAIGLADGVSLAILSSRLHELWASRTGAFLEDRPNYNHSDCFGTFPFPILATQTSSLLSSLGEQLDAHRKARQAEHPGLTITGMYNVLEKLRSGEALTAKEKVIHEQGLVSVLKQIHDEIDAAVFAAYGWPATLSDEEILERLVALNHERAEEEKRGLVRWLRPEFQNPGGGGTAVQDELPGVSGAKKKPGRGVAADSLEEGRAGPAPWPKEIPSQVAVVRDLLVRARSLDLAEARAAFRGAKSAAVVAALESLAALGLAVASGDGPSRRWLTVG; the protein is encoded by the coding sequence ATGACGATCGACCAGCTCCTCTCGAAGTGGCGCAGCGCCGGTGGCGCGGAGCGGGCCAACAAGGACCTCTTTCTCTCGGACCTCTGCGACGTCCTCGGGGTCGAACGGCCCCGCCCGACGACCAAGGACGACGAGCAGGACACCTACGTCTTCGAGAAGAGCGTCGCGCGGTCGCGCGAGGACCGCACCTCGATCGGCAAGATCGACCTCTACCGCGCCGGCTGTTTCGTGCTCGAGGCCAAGCAGATCGAAGCGAGCAAGCGCGGCTCGCCGGCGTGGGAGCAGGCGATGAACGCCGCCTGCGGCCAGGCGCTCGGCTACGCGCGGAGCCTTCCCGAGCCGCCGCCGTTCGTCCTGGTCTGCGACCTCGGGCACTGCCTCGATGTACACGCCGCCTTCGACGGCTCGGGTGCCTATCGACCGTTTCCCGACGGCTTCCGCAAGCGGCTCTACTTTGTCGACCTCGCGCGGCACCTGCCGTTCCTGCGCGCGCTCTGGCTCGATCCATTGTCGCTCGATCCCGCGCGCCATCAGGCACGGGTCACCCGCGAAGTGGCCGCGAAGATCGCCGGGCTGGCGCGGGAGCTCGAGACCGCCGGGCACGATCCGCGCGTCGTCGCCGAGTTCCTGATGCGCTGCCTCTTCACCATGTTCGCCGAGGACGTCGGGCTGCTGCCCGGCAAGCTCTTCTCGAAGTACCTTGACGAGTACTGGCTACCCAATCCGGCCTCGTTTCCGGGCGGCGTCTCGGTGCTCTGGCGCGACATGGACGAGGGGCGCGACACCGTGGCCGGCCGGCTGCTGCGCTTCAACGGCGGGCTGTTCGCCGAGAGCAAGGCGCTGCCGCTCTCGGCCAAGCAGTTGCATCTGCTCGCCGAGGCCGCAGCGAGCGACTGGGCCGCGGTCGATCCGTCGATCTTCGGCACGCTGCTCGAACGCGCCCTCGACCCGACCGAGCGGCATCGACTCGGCGCGCACTACACGCCGCGCGCCTATGTCGAGCGCCTGGTCAAGCCGACGATCGAGGAGCCGCTGCGCGGCGATTGGGACCTGGTGCGCGCCGAGGTGCGCCAGCTCGTCGAGACCGGCAAGGTCGAGGAGGCGCAAGGGCGGGTGCGCGACTTCCACCAGGGGCTCTGCAAGGTCCGTGTGCTCGATCCGGCTTGCGGCACCGGCAACTTCCTCTACGTGACGCTCGATCTCTTCAAGCGGCTCGAGACGGAGGTGCTCGCCGAGCTCGCCGGCCTCGGCTACAAGCAGCTCGGTCTCGAGCTTCAGAGTTTCCGCGTCACCCCGGAGCAGTTCCGCGGCATCGAGGTGAAGCCGTGGGCCAAGGAGATCGCCGAGCTGGTGCTGTGGATCGGCTACCTGCAATGGCAAGTGCGGCAGACCGGCGAGGCGAGCACGATCCCCGAGCCGGTGCTGCGCGACTACCACAACATCGAGTGTCGCGACGCCGTGCTCGCCTGGGACGGCGAGCCGGAGCTGGCGCGCGACGAGCACGGCGTGCCGATCACGCGCTGGGACGGTGTGACGACCAAGCCCAGCCCGGTCACCGGCGAGCCGATCCCCGACGACAGCGCGCGCATGCCCGTCTACACCTACAAGAACCCGCGCCCCGCCGCCTGGCCCCCGGCCGACTTCATCGTCGGCAACCCGCCGTACATCGGCAACAAGCGCATGCGCACCGCCCTCGGCGACGGCTACGTCGAAGCGCTCCGTGCCGCGCACACCGACGTCCCCGAGACCGCCGACTACGTCATGTACTGGTGGGACCGCGCGGCGTCGCTCGTTGCCGCGGGGAAGACAAGACGGTTTGGTTTGATTACGACGAACTCGATCACGCAGGTGTTCAATCGCAAGGTGGTGGAAAGACGTCTGGGTGAAGGAGGGATGTCGATCGTCTTCGCCATTCCCGACCATCCGTGGGTGGACTCCGTCGACGGCGCCGCTGTGCGCGTCGCGATGACGGTTGGCGAGGGCGGGAGGAAAGACGGAAGGGCTGTCTGGGTAGAAGAAGAGGTTGCCGGAGCGGACGAGGCGTTCAGCCTCCGGCTGGGGGTTCGGGCCGGCCGAGTTCATGCGGACTTGACTGTCGGTGCGGATGTCGTTTCGGCAGTTTCCCTCAACGCGAATCGAGGGATCGCCTTCATGGGTGTGACTCCGCTTGGGGAGGGCTTCCGAATCGAGCCCGATCAGCTGGCGGGCCTCGGCCTGAACGCTTCGAAGCTGCCCTCAGTCGTGCGGCCCTATCTGATCGGCAAAGACTTGGTGCAGACTCCGCGCGAACGCTTCATTATCGATTTCAGCGGTCTATCCGAGGGTGAGTCGCGGAATCGATTCCCTGCGCTGTTCCAGAAGATCGCGGACGAGGTTCGCCCCGAGCGCTTGGCGAACGGACCGAAGAACCGCGACGCGGCCGAGTACGCAGTGCGATGGTGGCAGTTCGCCAAGGTGAGAGAGGGCCTGCGCCGAGCAAATCGGAGTCTCGACAGGTTCATCGCCACGTGCCGAACCGCGCGTCATCGAGTCTTCGTCTTTCTAGATGCCCAGATCCTTCCTGACGCCAAGATCATCGCTATCGGGCTGGCCGACGGCGTCTCACTCGCCATCTTGTCGTCTCGCCTTCACGAGTTGTGGGCGTCTCGCACAGGAGCCTTTCTGGAGGACCGGCCGAACTACAACCACAGCGACTGCTTCGGCACGTTCCCGTTCCCAATCCTCGCCACCCAGACGTCTTCGCTGTTGTCCTCCCTCGGGGAGCAGTTGGACGCACACCGAAAGGCGAGGCAGGCGGAGCATCCGGGGCTGACGATCACGGGGATGTACAACGTGCTCGAGAAGCTGCGCAGTGGCGAGGCGTTGACGGCGAAGGAGAAGGTCATCCACGAGCAGGGGCTGGTGTCGGTCTTGAAGCAGATCCACGACGAGATCGACGCGGCAGTGTTCGCGGCGTACGGGTGGCCGGCGACGCTCTCCGACGAGGAGATCCTCGAGCGGCTGGTGGCGCTCAATCACGAGCGGGCCGAAGAAGAGAAGCGCGGCCTCGTGCGCTGGCTGCGGCCCGAGTTTCAGAACCCCGGTGGCGGTGGAACCGCCGTGCAGGACGAGCTGCCGGGGGTGAGCGGGGCGAAGAAGAAGCCGGGGCGGGGCGTGGCGGCCGACAGCCTTGAGGAGGGGCGGGCCGGTCCGGCGCCATGGCCCAAGGAGATTCCCTCCCAGGTTGCGGTCGTGCGCGACCTCCTCGTGCGCGCCCGCAGTCTCGACCTTGCCGAGGCTCGCGCCGCCTTCCGTGGCGCCAAGTCGGCAGCAGTCGTCGCTGCCCTCGAGAGCCTTGCCGCTCTCGGTCTCGCGGTGGCGAGCGGTGATGGGCCCTCGCGGCGCTGGCTGACCGTTGGGTAG
- a CDS encoding HigA family addiction module antidote protein, with protein sequence MSFTTIRRMPTSPGEILREEYLVPLEMTQKQLADHLGCDVKVVNRIVNGRSAVTATVALKLAATFRTTPELWLNAQKAVDLYRAARTLGALPKPLLEAG encoded by the coding sequence ATGAGTTTCACGACGATCCGCCGGATGCCGACGAGCCCCGGGGAGATCCTCCGCGAGGAGTACCTGGTTCCGTTGGAGATGACCCAGAAGCAGTTGGCGGACCACCTCGGCTGCGACGTGAAGGTCGTCAACCGCATCGTCAACGGCCGCAGCGCGGTCACCGCGACGGTGGCACTGAAGCTCGCCGCCACCTTCCGCACCACACCGGAGCTTTGGCTGAACGCCCAGAAGGCCGTCGACCTCTACCGCGCCGCTCGCACCCTCGGCGCGCTGCCCAAGCCGCTGCTCGAGGCCGGCTGA
- a CDS encoding CHASE domain-containing protein, whose protein sequence is MPPTHSSFVSRIRDSRTLDRLPWLVLATTLGLALLLAQREQRANEREVEEGLEEHVREVAERIDDRMAAYEQVLRGTVGLFASSDEVTRREFRDYVGALRLGNDYRGIQAVGFAKRIAAEEKDRHVAAVRAEGFVDYFIRPTGERPAYSPVVFIEPFSGRNLRVFGFDLLSEAKRRECAEQARDAGRAKLTGKVTLQQETHDDVQAGAIMMMPVYRGAIVPDTVEARRAAIAGWVFGTFRMGDLMSGILGDDDRQIAIELFDGPALTPETRLFRSHPGPPGSGPGAGRLKVLPLTVGGRTWSLAVSSQPGLEVSYASGRVALVAAAGGLTSLLLTALTWSLVRARRRAIEAADAIRRSEARFRSTFHLPLVGLAITSPQMGWLEVNDQLCELLGYSRDEMADLTWGLLTHPDDLAADLAQLRRVLAGEIDSYSLEKRFLRKGGGILWSLVSVGCVRRADGSVDFMVGLLKDISKRKAIEAELQRERDLLREAEAIGQVGSIEWDVATGRWTASDEFRKIYGFSPGEPIRTGHLLALVHPDDKSRVDKAIRDYLAGSEQNEVEHRIVRRSDGVVRCVHARGVAIRDAAGRPVRVVGVSQDITERKRAEEEVRELNRELESRVATRTAELRSALEEMESFSYSVAHDLRAPVRAIDGYAGLLEEQVAALGDEEAQRLLGSLRSSSRRMGRLIDDLLNFSRTGRLDLHLGRVEMTELALRVAAECLPASGGERYEIRVAELPPAQADARLIEVVLRNLVANAFKFASPRERPVIEIGSHEADGVVEYFVRDNGVGFDPRYAHKLFGVFQRLHSAEEFEGTGIGLALVGKIVGRHGGRVRAEGELDRGATFAFTLRES, encoded by the coding sequence ATGCCACCGACCCACTCGTCGTTCGTCTCGCGCATCCGCGATTCGCGCACGCTCGACCGCCTCCCCTGGCTGGTGCTGGCGACCACCTTGGGCCTGGCCCTGCTGCTCGCCCAGCGCGAACAGCGCGCGAACGAGCGCGAGGTGGAGGAAGGCCTCGAGGAGCACGTGCGGGAGGTGGCGGAGCGGATCGACGACCGCATGGCCGCCTACGAACAGGTGCTGCGCGGCACGGTCGGCCTCTTCGCCTCGTCGGACGAGGTCACGCGGCGCGAGTTCCGTGACTATGTCGGAGCGCTTCGCCTCGGAAACGACTACCGCGGCATCCAGGCCGTCGGATTCGCCAAGCGAATCGCCGCCGAGGAGAAGGACCGGCACGTGGCCGCCGTGCGCGCCGAAGGCTTCGTCGACTATTTCATCCGGCCGACCGGCGAGCGACCGGCCTACAGTCCGGTCGTCTTCATCGAGCCGTTCAGCGGGCGGAACCTGCGGGTGTTCGGATTCGACCTGCTCTCCGAGGCGAAGCGACGGGAGTGCGCCGAACAGGCACGCGATGCCGGTCGAGCCAAGCTCACCGGCAAGGTGACACTGCAACAGGAGACGCACGACGACGTCCAGGCCGGGGCGATCATGATGATGCCGGTCTATCGCGGGGCGATCGTTCCGGACACCGTCGAGGCCAGACGAGCGGCGATCGCCGGCTGGGTCTTCGGCACGTTCCGGATGGGCGACCTGATGAGCGGCATCCTCGGCGACGACGACCGGCAGATCGCCATCGAGCTGTTCGACGGACCGGCCCTGACGCCCGAGACCCGCCTCTTCCGCAGCCATCCGGGTCCGCCGGGCAGCGGCCCCGGGGCGGGGCGCCTCAAAGTCCTGCCGCTGACTGTCGGCGGGCGCACCTGGAGCCTCGCCGTCTCGTCCCAACCGGGGCTCGAGGTGAGCTACGCGTCGGGACGAGTCGCGCTCGTCGCCGCCGCGGGCGGGCTCACCAGCCTGCTGCTGACCGCGCTCACCTGGTCGCTGGTGCGCGCCCGCCGGCGGGCGATCGAGGCAGCCGACGCGATCCGAAGGAGCGAGGCGCGCTTTCGCAGCACTTTCCATCTGCCGCTCGTCGGGTTGGCCATCACCTCGCCGCAGATGGGCTGGCTCGAGGTCAACGACCAGCTCTGCGAGCTTCTCGGCTACTCCCGCGACGAGATGGCGGACCTGACCTGGGGCCTGCTCACCCATCCCGACGACCTCGCCGCCGATCTCGCGCAGCTCCGCCGGGTGCTCGCCGGCGAGATCGACTCCTACTCGCTCGAGAAGCGTTTCCTCCGCAAGGGCGGCGGCATCCTCTGGTCGCTCGTTTCGGTCGGCTGCGTGCGCAGAGCGGACGGCTCGGTCGATTTCATGGTCGGGCTGCTCAAGGACATCTCGAAGCGCAAGGCGATCGAAGCGGAGCTGCAACGCGAGCGCGACCTGTTGCGCGAGGCCGAGGCGATCGGCCAGGTCGGCTCGATCGAGTGGGACGTGGCGACCGGCCGCTGGACGGCCTCGGACGAATTCCGCAAGATCTACGGCTTCTCGCCGGGCGAGCCGATCCGCACCGGCCATCTGCTCGCGCTCGTCCACCCGGACGACAAGAGCCGGGTCGACAAGGCAATCCGCGACTACCTCGCAGGCAGCGAGCAGAACGAGGTGGAGCACCGGATCGTCCGGCGGTCGGACGGCGTCGTACGTTGCGTCCACGCACGCGGCGTGGCGATCCGCGATGCGGCCGGGCGCCCGGTCCGCGTCGTCGGCGTGTCGCAGGACATCACCGAGCGCAAGCGGGCGGAAGAGGAGGTCCGTGAGCTCAATCGCGAGCTGGAGAGCCGTGTCGCCACGCGCACGGCCGAGCTGCGCTCGGCGCTCGAGGAGATGGAGTCGTTCTCCTACAGCGTCGCCCACGACCTGCGCGCGCCGGTGCGGGCGATCGACGGCTATGCCGGCCTGCTCGAGGAGCAGGTCGCCGCCCTCGGCGACGAGGAGGCGCAGCGCCTTCTCGGCTCACTGCGTTCGAGCTCGCGTCGCATGGGCCGGCTGATCGACGACCTGCTGAACTTCTCGCGCACCGGGCGTCTCGACCTGCATCTTGGGCGCGTCGAGATGACCGAGCTGGCGCTCCGGGTGGCGGCCGAGTGCCTCCCGGCCAGCGGCGGTGAGCGGTACGAAATCCGCGTCGCCGAGCTCCCGCCGGCGCAGGCTGACGCTCGACTGATCGAAGTCGTGTTGCGCAACCTGGTCGCCAACGCCTTCAAGTTCGCCTCGCCGCGCGAGCGTCCCGTCATCGAGATCGGCAGCCACGAGGCCGACGGCGTCGTCGAGTATTTCGTGCGCGACAACGGCGTCGGCTTCGACCCGCGCTACGCCCACAAGCTCTTCGGCGTCTTCCAGCGCCTGCACTCCGCCGAGGAGTTCGAAGGCACGGGGATCGGCCTCGCCCTCGTCGGCAAGATCGTCGGCCGCCACGGCGGCCGAGTGCGGGCCGAGGGCGAGCTCGACCGCGGCGCCACCTTCGCCTTCACCCTGCGCGAGAGCTGA
- a CDS encoding Txe/YoeB family addiction module toxin, which produces MSARWRVVFTRQAQKDARRIAEAGLRPRVERLLALLARNPFASPPPYEKLLGDLAGACSRRINLQHRLVYEVLSKERVVRVLRMWTHYE; this is translated from the coding sequence GTGAGCGCGCGCTGGCGCGTCGTCTTCACGCGGCAGGCGCAAAAGGACGCGCGACGGATCGCCGAAGCCGGCCTGCGCCCGCGGGTCGAACGTCTGCTCGCGCTGCTCGCTCGCAACCCCTTCGCCAGCCCGCCTCCGTACGAGAAGCTCCTCGGCGATCTTGCCGGTGCCTGCTCGCGACGGATCAACCTCCAGCATCGACTCGTGTACGAGGTGTTGTCGAAGGAGCGCGTCGTCCGCGTCCTGCGGATGTGGACGCACTACGAGTAG
- a CDS encoding type II toxin-antitoxin system Phd/YefM family antitoxin, translating to MRSISTTKAREALYRLVDEVAESSEPVTIVGKRGNAVLVAEEDWRAIGETLHLLSIPGLRESIRAGMAEPLADSSDEPGW from the coding sequence ATGCGGAGCATCAGCACGACGAAGGCACGGGAGGCGCTCTATCGGCTGGTCGACGAAGTGGCCGAATCGAGCGAGCCGGTGACGATCGTCGGCAAGCGCGGCAACGCGGTGCTGGTCGCCGAAGAGGATTGGCGGGCGATCGGCGAGACGCTCCATCTGCTCTCGATCCCCGGCCTGCGGGAGTCAATCCGCGCCGGGATGGCCGAGCCGCTGGCCGATTCGTCCGACGAGCCGGGCTGGTGA